In Gossypium arboreum isolate Shixiya-1 chromosome 5, ASM2569848v2, whole genome shotgun sequence, a single genomic region encodes these proteins:
- the LOC108455352 gene encoding uncharacterized protein LOC108455352, which translates to MSALGDDELSLVLKWVYDQNDRKSFSQVCKQWLRVEGLTRLSIRVLEPDLIPVFLPRFPNLLFFETQVFISNPHLEFVAKTCPNLQVLNLNLKKTLEEFEELDGNSGFEDVGNDGIRALANGCPNLSKVLLRKRKNVANFAVISLAKLCRNLTTLDLGRCNLVDDRAVEAIGCSNSIRVLNFEACSLITDHGLAVLATGYISKTLKKLVLAECDRITDSGVSMLNHICCLEELNLAECGPKITDSGGLAVSSLSSLKKLNLGWLINLSDVTVIAIANNCVKLVSIDLTGCELVTGVGVRAFGNHGSLEYLVLASCYNICMNDLSIVVRCQSLRDIVLDKGLRMWIPMPMQVHINKFCQLHWR; encoded by the coding sequence ATGTCGGCACTGGGTGACGACGAGTTAAGCTTAGTTCTCAAATGGGTTTATGATCAAAATGACAGGAAATCCTTCTCTCAAGTCTGCAAACAATGGCTGCGAGTTGAAGGTTTAACCCGATTATCCATTCGGGTTCTTGAGCCCGATCTCATCCCCGTTTTCTTGCCCAGATTCCCAAATCTGCTTTTCTTTGAAACCCAGGTTTTTATCTCCAACCCCCACCTTGAATTCGTGGCTAAAACATGCCCAAATCTCCAAGTCCTCAACCTTAATCTTAAGAAAACACTTGAAGAATTCGAAGAACTTGACGGGAATTCCGGTTTTGAAGATGTTGGGAATGATGGGATTAGAGCTTTGGCTAATGGGTGTCCAAATCTATCCAAAGTCCTGTTGAGAAAGAGGAAAAACGTAGCGAATTTTGCTGTTATTTCCCTCGCTAAATTGTGCAGGAACTTAACAACTTTGGATTTAGGAAGGTGCAATTTGGTGGATGACCGAGCTGTCGAAGCAATTGGGTGTTCGAATTCGATACGGGTTTTGAATTTTGAAGCTTGTTCGTTGATTACTGACCATGGTTTGGCTGTTTTAGCAACTGGGTATATCTCCAAAACGCTGAAAAAACTGGTTCTCGCAGAATGTGATCGAATCACTGATTCTGGGGTGTCAATGTTGAATCACATTTGTTGTTTGGAAGAGTTAAATTTAGCTGAATGCGGGCCGAAGATAACAGACTCTGGTGGCCTCGCCGTTTCTTCACTTTCAAGTCTCAAGAAATTGAATTTGGGTTGGCTGATCAACTTATCGGATGTCACAGTTATTGCCATCGCCAACAATTGTGTGAAGTTGGTGTCGATTGATTTAACAGGCTGTGAGTTAGTGACTGGAGTTGGTGTCAGAGCATTTGGTAACCATGGTTCTCTAGAATACCTTGTGTTGGCTTCTTGTTACAATATTTGCATGAATGATTTGAGCATCGTGGTTAGATGCCAGTCACTGAGGGACATTGTGCTTGATAAAGGACTGAGGATGTGGATTCCAATGCCAATGCAAGTGCATATCAACAAGTTTTGTCAATTACATTGGCGTTGA
- the LOC108455361 gene encoding probable transcriptional regulatory protein At2g25830, protein MGSSSMTRAVGAILHRFTNGVPSTSLIVSRSGLLKSSRKLLLSSVSSISSSTSVLYQVNTDSNEHQFRSISTFPPLFMGRRSSKIAGRKGAQDAKKAKLYSRIGKEVVSAVKKGGPNPSSNTVLAAVLDKAKELDVPKEILERNIKRASEKGQEAYIEKVYEVYGYGGVCMVVEVLTDKITRSVAAVREVVKDCGGKMADPGSVMFKFRRVRVVNIKVTDADKDQLLNIALDAGAEDVIEPPTYEDDTDEDRSESYYKIVSSAENYATILSKLRDEGINFETDNGSELLPLTNIEVDDEAMDLNKELMSQLLELDDVDAVYTDQK, encoded by the exons ATGGGGTCATCTTCAATGACGAGAGCTGTTGGTGCTATACTACACAGATTTACAAATGGGGTTCCCTCGACTTCCTTGATTGTTTCTCGAAGTGGTCTGTTGAAAAGCAGTAggaaattattattatcatcagtATCCTCAATATCATCGTCTACTTCAGTATTGTATCAAGTTAACACTGACAGCAATGAGCATCAATTTCGAAGTATATCCACTTTCCCTCCTCTCTTCATGGGCAGGCGCTCTTCCAAGATTGCCGGCAGAAAG GGTGCTCAAGATGCAAAGAAGGCCAAACTCTATTCAAGGATTGGAAAAGAAGTTGTATCTGC TGTAAAGAAAGGCGGTCCAAATCCGTCATCAAATACCGTTCTTGCTGCCGTACTTGATAAGGCGAAGGAGCTTGATGTACCCAAGGAAATATTGGAGCGTAATATAAAGAGAGCTTCGGAGAAAGGGCAAGAAGCTTACATTGAGAAAGTTTACGAG GTATATGGTTATGGTGGAGTTTGCATGGTAGTGGAGGTCTTAACAGATAAAATAACTCGGTCAGTGGCAGCTGTTAGGGAGGTAGTCAAGGACTGTGGAGGAAAGATGGCGGATCCTGGTTCTGTTATGTTCAAGTTCAGGCGTGTTCGAGTTGTTAATATAAAAGTCACTGATGCTGACAAAGACCAGCTCCTTAACATTGCGTTAGATGCTGGTGCTGAGGATGTTATTGAGCCTCCAACATATGAAGATGATACTGATGAGGATAGGTCAGAGAG CTATTATAAGATTGTAAGTTCGGCAGAAAACTATGCAACAATTCTTTCAAAGCTACGTGATGAAGGAATAAATTTTGAGACTGATAATGGTTCCGAGCTACTTCCACTAACCAACATTGAG GTGGATGATGAGGCTATGGACTTGAACAAGGAACTTATGTCTCAATTACTTGAACTTGATGATGTCGATGCTGTTTATACGGACCAAAAGTGA
- the LOC108455343 gene encoding GDSL lipase-like: protein MVNLSASYISFLLCFTCINLISSHYLPENHVALFIFGDSLFDPGNNNYINTTADFRANFYPYGETFFKYPTGRFSDGRLIPDFIAQFAGIPIIPPYLQPGKRKFTDGVNFASGGAGALVESHQGFVVDLETQIKYFNKVEKSLRQELGDAGAKKLLSKAVYLISIGGNDYLTKNSSVSDEEFVSTVLGNLTVALKEIYKKGGRKFGFPNLLPLGCLPYMKAQSGGYCIDELTDIAKLHNAELLKTLVKLQNQLEGFKYASYNLYQPFTERLNNPSKYGFKDATTACCGSGPYRGVYSCGGKRGIEVYELCDKPGDYFFFDSYHPSEKAYRQFAELMWAGNTDIVWPYNLKMLFQDNAFYCTDQFSISMP from the exons ATGGTGAACCTAAGTGCTTCCTATATTAGTTTCTTGCTTTGTTTTACATGTATCAACCTGATTAGCTCCCATTATCTGCCTGAAAACCATGTTGCTTTGTTCATCTTTGGTGATTCACTTTTTGATCCTGGAAACAACAACTATATTAACACCACCGCCGATTTTCGTGCTAATTTCTATCCTTACGGCGAGACCTTCTTCAAATACCCTACTGGCAGATTCTCAGATGGTCGACTCATCCCAGATTTTATTG CTCAGTTTGCTGGAATACCAATAATCCCACCATATTTACAGCCTGGAAAGCGTAAGTTTACAGATGGCGTGAACTTTGCTTCAGGTGGAGCCGGTGCTCTCGTTGAATCCCATCAAGGATTT GTTGTGGACTTAGAAACTCAAATAAAATACTTCAACAAAGTTGAGAAATCATTGAGACAAGAACTAGGAGATGCAGGTGCCAAGAAATTGTTGTCCAAAGCTGTTTACTTGATTAGCATTGGAGGCAATGATTACCTCACCAAAAACTCAAGTGTTTCAGATGAAGAGTTTGTTTCCACGGTGCTTGGCAACCTCACTGTTGCTCTCAAA GAAATATACAAGAAAGGAGGGAGGAAATTTGGGTTCCCAAATCTGTTACCACTGGGTTGTTTACCATACATGAAAGCACAATCAGGGGGTTATTGCATTGATGAACTGACAGATATAGCTAAACTTCACAATGCTGAACTTCTCAAAACCCTGGTTAAGTTACAGAACCAGCTTGAAGGGTTCAAATATGCTTCTTACAATTTGTATCAGCCTTTTACTGAAAGGTTGAACAACCCTTCAAAATATG GTTTCAAAGATGCAACGACAGCATGTTGCGGGTCTGGTCCGTACAGAGGAGTTTATAGCTGTGGAGGGAAGAGAGGGATAGAGGTGTATGAACTATGTGATAAACCTGGTGATTATTTCTTCTTTGATTCATATCATCCCTCGGAAAAGGCCTACCGGCAATTTGCGGAGTTAATGTGGGCTGGCAATACTGATATCGTTTGGCCTTACAATCTTAAAATGCTATTTCAAGACAATGCATTTTACTGTACCGATCAGTTCAGCATTTCAATGCCgtag
- the LOC108475807 gene encoding U-box domain-containing protein 12-like encodes MSTAKLRETIHEYLSEAQSDSHEVQQKALQALASITRVSPQNRSLLAQTYGGIPALLALSKSISPMIQTLSLSVLFNLSLNPNLKQSLADMETINHLNSIILSPTSPPESTKLASSLICSLAMLDKNKAKFGVAGTIPLLIHAISDPCNAAAHHLLSTLAELVQFHGNCTLAVRAGAIPVLIHVVESSDGEDLSGTSLAVLGLLSKFDEGLNALKKTEQIVSSMVEVLKGRCMLSKEGAAEILVRLFDESEGCLADALNLPEFLTVLADISVRGSAKAREMTAQLLRKTMEANLVSYSDGSHMLLQW; translated from the coding sequence ATGTCAACAGCTAAACTTCGAGAAACCATTCATGAATATCTATCTGAAGCACAATCAGATTCTCATGAAGTTCAGCAAAAAGCACTACAAGCCCTAGCTTCCATTACCAGAGTTAGTCCCCAAAACAGAAGTTTACTAGCTCAAACTTATGGAGGAATCCCTGCCCTCCTTGCCCTATCTAAATCCATCTCTCCCATGATCCAAACTCTCTCATTATCTGTACTCTTTAACCTCTCTTTAAACCCAAACCTTAAACAGTCTCTTGCGGATATGGAAACCATCAACCATCTCAACTCCATAATCCTCTCCCCAACCTCCCCACCTGAGTCCACCAAATTGGCTTCTTCCCTCATTTGTAGCCTAGCCATGCTTGACAAAAACAAGGCCAAGTTCGGCGTGGCTGGAACCATCCCTTTGTTAATCCATGCAATTTCAGACCCGTGCAACGCAGCAGCCCATCACCTGCTTAGCACTTTAGCTGAGCTAGTGCAGTTCCATGGTAACTGCACCCTAGCTGTCCGAGCCGGAGCTATCCCCGTATTAATCCATGTGGTGGAAAGCAGCGATGGAGAAGACCTTTCCGGGACTTCCCTAGCTGTCCTGGGCCTCCTTTCTAAGTTCGATGAAGGGTTGAACGCTTTGAAAAAGACGGAGCAGATTGTTAGTTCGATGGTGGAGGTGCTAAAAGGGAGATGCATGTTGAGCAAGGAAGGCGCGGCCGAAATCCTTGTTCGACTGTTCGATGAAAGCGAGGGCTGCCTTGCAGATGCTTTGAACCTACCGGAGTTCTTAACTGTGCTGGCTGATATCTCGGTCAGAGGATCCGCGAAAGCTCGAGAGATGACTGCTCAGTTGCTAAGGAAGACGATGGAGGCTAATTTGGTTTCCTACAGTGACGGAAGTCATATGTTGCTCCAGTGGTAG